The following are encoded together in the Pontibacter liquoris genome:
- a CDS encoding mechanosensitive ion channel family protein, protein MLWRDFLNYEFLGNTVTNYLWFAGILLFGFLFKTMLSKLLSGLMFRVVKRFSQEDNLPVFRRLLLQPLEMLLFLVFLYFAFKSLDYPLDPTQAIRKNEPFLKTFMLRTYQVFVIVAVTWAVLRFVDFIAHMLSHRAERTSSKLDDQLVPFFKDFTKVFIAILSFLVMLGTVFGVNVAGLIAGLGVGGLAIAFAAKESIENLLASFTIFLDQPFVVGDLVQVADITGTVEKIGFRSTRIRTLEKSFVTLPNKFMIDKALDNLSLRTFRRANFMINLTYNTTSAQMRAIVRELQEYIDQHPSTNQDGRIRFSALSPSSKDVMVLYFVDTMDWNEYINVKEEINYKIVEIVERNGAQFAFPSQTVYLERKPAPEPAEAEQPMAAGFPATDLQ, encoded by the coding sequence ATGCTCTGGAGAGATTTTCTGAACTATGAGTTTCTGGGCAACACGGTAACCAACTACCTGTGGTTTGCAGGCATCCTGCTGTTTGGCTTTCTTTTTAAGACCATGCTCTCCAAGCTGCTGTCCGGGCTTATGTTCCGGGTAGTGAAGCGCTTCTCGCAGGAAGACAACCTGCCTGTGTTCCGGCGATTGCTGTTGCAGCCTCTGGAGATGTTGCTCTTTCTGGTATTCTTATACTTCGCTTTTAAGTCGCTCGATTACCCGCTGGACCCGACGCAGGCCATCCGTAAAAATGAGCCTTTCCTGAAAACGTTCATGCTGCGCACCTACCAGGTGTTTGTGATCGTAGCCGTTACATGGGCGGTGCTGCGCTTTGTTGATTTTATCGCGCACATGCTCAGCCACCGTGCCGAGCGCACTTCCTCTAAGCTGGACGATCAGCTGGTGCCTTTTTTTAAGGACTTCACCAAGGTGTTTATTGCCATCCTTTCGTTTCTGGTAATGCTGGGAACGGTATTTGGCGTAAACGTGGCGGGCCTTATTGCCGGACTGGGCGTGGGCGGTCTGGCCATTGCCTTTGCGGCCAAAGAAAGTATAGAGAACCTGCTGGCGTCCTTTACCATTTTCCTGGATCAGCCCTTTGTGGTAGGCGACCTGGTGCAGGTAGCTGATATTACGGGCACGGTAGAGAAGATCGGTTTCCGGAGCACACGCATCCGCACGCTGGAGAAAAGCTTTGTAACGTTGCCCAACAAGTTCATGATCGACAAGGCGCTGGACAACCTGTCGCTGCGCACGTTCCGCCGGGCAAATTTTATGATCAACCTTACCTACAATACCACCTCGGCGCAAATGCGCGCCATCGTGCGGGAGTTGCAGGAGTATATCGATCAGCACCCGAGCACGAACCAGGACGGCCGGATCCGTTTTTCAGCTTTGTCGCCTTCTTCCAAGGACGTGATGGTGTTATACTTTGTAGATACCATGGACTGGAACGAGTACATCAACGTGAAGGAGGAGATCAACTATAAGATCGTGGAGATTGTGGAGCGGAACGGGGCTCAATTTGCCTTCCCGAGCCAGACAGTATACCTGGAGCGGAAGCCAGCGCCTGAACCGGCAGAGGCCGAGCAACCCATGGCCGCCGGCTTTCCGGCCACCGATCTGCAATAA